The Gopherus flavomarginatus isolate rGopFla2 chromosome 4, rGopFla2.mat.asm, whole genome shotgun sequence genomic interval GTTAGAAAGAACATCAGAATTTTTAACAGGCTTAAAGAGCATTTCCTGCTTTGGAAGTTATAACTATTCTGAGCTCATTAAACTCAGAAATCAACATCACCTGTTAGGAACTGCCGAAGTAGCTTGGACCACGGGGGGGTCTGGTTTGTTGTTCAGTTCCTGATTGCCTtattctcttcttcccctccttcctccatccAACGATATGGTTGTCAAATCACCGTTACGACAACATGAATGTCTAAGACAATGAGGCCCTTCTATTGGCTGCCTTGTccaccccattgacttcagcgaggGCAACGCCTGCTTACagcagaaactggtccaatatttagctcttcagagcagggtctgcCTGCTActtggtgtttgtacagcacctggcacaatggagctctCTTCTGCTTTGGTGCCCAGGCACTGGCGCAATAAACATGATTAAGAATCCGCCTGAGTCACATGGCCTTTGATCACCAAGGCGAGAGCAATGTCTCTAGTGAGGCTCGTCCCGCTTTCAAAATGCACTGGAGCGTCCGACATTGAGTCCAATTAAtgcaaaagcatctggcagtgcTGGGCAGTAAGGAGAGTGGTGATGAGGCTGCTGTTGGTGGGTCTCCTGGTGCAGCTAAGGCAAAAGAGGTATAGCACCCATCTGGTACACAAGCGCTCCAAATAGCAGGGGTGCAAATTCCAGGCCCTTCCCCTGAGTAGGGACCTTGTTCTGGTCCCTGctcatgtctctctcaccatgcTGTAGAAATCCCAGGTCTCCTTTGGCCAGGGAGTCTCCCATCTCTTTTACCTACCCAGTGAATGAGCCAGTTTTTCGAGTTGAGTCTGTGGCAAACTCCCCTGTGCTCTGCCATACAGGAGCAAACTCCCCATGTGCCAGGTCACAGCACCCtttggcctggccacccctccATCTGGATGGAGGGGCACccgggccaaatttgagtggtatGGCCACCtggttagggttgccaggtgtccggttttcaagcggaatgcccagtcgaaaagggatcctggcagctccatTACAAGTTTGGTCAGGGGTGCTGTGGGTcaaaggcaggctagtccctacctgtcctggcaccgcgctgCACCCCCAAAGCAGCCAGCAAGTCCAGCTCCTGAGGGGAGCTGAGGGGCACTGACTGtgggtgaaagtgagtgagggtcggGGAGAacgagccactgagggagggggcagggccctggggaaggggcatggccttggggaagaggcggggctcgggtgtttggttttgtgtgattagcaAGTTGGCAACCTTACACCCAATGCACTCGGCTGCATTGCCACTTACTGAAATTTGGCCCAAGTGCCCCTCCATCTGTATAGAGGGGCGACCGGTCTGGTCCTCCTGCTACCCTCCTCTAGGTGCCACTGTCAAGTATCCTATTCTCTGCTAGTGTTTGCTGGATTTCCCCCCTGACAGGGGAGGAGATGAGACTGGAAGTTGAACAAGACTGACAGAAGCACCACAAAGTGCGGTGTAGGAAGCATTCCTGCACTGATctctgggagctgggctgggctggataGCTTAACAAAGCTTTGCCTTCTGCGATAAGCAAAGACTGCAGACCCAGTGTAGCGTGGCCCTCCTCTCTCTTAAAgcctgtggcagaggtgggatttgAGAGCTCTCTGCATATCACAGGGTAGTGCTCAGGAATCGGAGCAAGGGACCAAACAATGCTCATTCGAATATTCACTCAATACATTTGCAACGGTCATAAAATCTCTGTTGCTGTTGCAAAGAGAGAGGTTGTGTGGTCTTGGGGCTGGAGCAAAGGCCTGGCTTCTAGTGTCACCTCTGCCACTGGCTCCCTGGGTGACCTTAACTGAGTCATTTTGCCTCTCTTTGCTTCTGTTTTCCCCTTTGCAAGATGAGCATTGCGCTTGTTGCCGACACagaagtgccagaggcaagcaacagcggttcgttgcccagagtgcttagcgccaacgaacacaccagggtggagaagcaaacaaccaagtttatttgagctcaaataaggtgcaagggagaaacaatctcaaatcctgcacccctaaaacaagcagtttcttccttttatatcccagttgtttactacaaaactttcttgctgactagctgatctctcactcccccctcctttcccatccagctgcagtatcttttctcattcaatcttttgtcttcccccttcctccccctctccgctgctgagacatgtatacagtatcttaaaacggccttgggAGTGCTTTAAccgagcttcaatgtattacagcagagaactggctgttacaacggAAAACTAACTACTTACagtacatttttgcagctattggtacattaggttacactaggttacacaaaatgtttaacatggaggaacattggttcattgaggcctgagcaggagggcttcatcggcactcgtgatcgtccaccctcccgagctacctagatttatgcctagtgacaccaacacgcTGATTCATTACCTCCTGCGAGGTGCTGGGAAGGTCAGTATCGTTAGCTTTGAGATCCGCCAATGGACACTGCCGTATGAAGTCGAGTCATTTTTTAATAATAATCCTTAAGACATGACCTAGCCGCTGTTGTGTGAACtctgcctctccccttcccttcccgatGGCATTTGCACTAAAAGCATCGAGCCATTCCTGACCTCAAGTCTCAGCCAAACCCAAGACTTCGGAAGCCCTTTGAAAACACAGCCCGGCCCTATTTGTCTATGCTTGTCTCTTATGGCATTGTCCTCTCTGATGCACCAGCAATGGCCACCACAGGCACCCATTTGTCTCCCACCTCCACAGACCCCCTTACTCCTGGGACCTCGTCCCCAGAGGAGGCTGTGAACCCATGAGCCCCTCCTCCAGCAGATCTGTCCTCCAGACCACGCCCACTGGGACACCGGCAGGAAACTGCCCAATGAGAATAGCCGGGTAAGAAGCCAGTAGCGCCTTCAGCTAGCTATTACATTTACTTGATCTTAGCATTAGACACGCTAACAAATGGGCTAAACCATCTACCTGTGCCCACAGCTGGCCCTagtatattcatagattcatagattctaggactggaaaggacctcgagaggtcatcaagtccagtcccctgccctcatggcaggaccaaatactttctagaccatcccagacagacatttatctaacctactcttaaatatctccagagatggagattccacagccttcctaggcaatttattccagtgtttatgcACGTTCTAATCCCTACTTCCCTCGTTCTCCTTCTCTCACTCCTTGAGATTGTTTCTTACACTCGCTGGTGTCTTGTCTGActaggttgtaagctctttagggcagggacttgcTTTTGCTCTGTTTCCGCAAcacccagcacaaggggccctgATTCTGTCTGGGGCCTCCAAGGGCCATCGTGAGGCAAtcgttaataataataataatcagaagaagaagaaatgtatTTTCAGCCTATGGCTGCTCTTCAAGGCTGTGTGTTCAGGCTATGAGGTTTTGGCGTAAGCTGCCTGCGTGCTTGATGCAGGGCTGAGCATGTGTGGTGAGTGCAGGAAAGACTCTCTCTTTTCCCATCAGCCATGGATGGAGTCACTACCAAGTGAAAGCCCATTGCTCCTCTCCATCCATTATGAAGCAGGGGGCCAGTGGTCGAGCAATTCACACCTCAGCAAGGATTCCAGTGGGGTCAGAaattctgccttttttttccGGTGCAGCCTGGAAATTCAATAGAGGCATTGAAAATGATTCTGGTTCTCACTCTCCCGGTCATAGTTTGAGCCAGTTGGAGCTGACCTCTCTGACTGGCAGCTGCCGCTGAGACGTGTCCTAGGTTCTTGCTGCAGATGAGACATGGCTAATTGATTTTAATAGACCAGATCTTTTTACCACAGGTGGTCAGGGAGGGAGCTGTGTTGTTTGCACTAAGCTGCTTCTGGAATCTCTGTAAAGGGAGAACAACTGTCTCTTGAGATGGGCCAGGGGTGAGTTCTGAACTATGGGTTCTTCCCCCTGCAGAATggtttagggcccaatccaggaAAGCATTTTGTGTAATCTGAAGCATgtgtgtagtcccattgattttacagattggggctttatcagttttttaaaacaatctgTTTTCTTTCAGATTTTGCCAAAAATCATAAAAACTAAAATGGATCCAATGAGACACAAAAAGAGTCTCTTCTTTCCAGTTGCTGTACATGTTCAGCTTCACAGCCAGGAGAACTAGAaacctggtttgttttttttcagaaggGGGATGAGACACTACGCCCCATATTCTCAATAGTAATATTATATCATTATGATTACGGCACAATTataatgcattttgtacaagatgggtcatgtaaggtgacgttggaaaagttatgatttgctgaataggatGCTCCTATTTGTGtgcttgtatcatttttgtatctgaagttgtgaatattgactatgtatctgtagtTCACATGTAGTCACACCTGGGTGACACCCACTTGGCAAGATGCTTCCAGTCTAAATAGCTGGTTGTGAAGGGCCCTTTCAGGGTAATGCatcattagggaaaacaataggccttaggcaAAGCTTATCTCTCactgggcagggccacccaggggggtggcaagtggggcaatttgccccgggccctacaggggccccacgagccctggcctgatggcggtctgggtcttctgcggcatttcggtggtggggggcccttcagtgctgccaaagacgcgaagcgactgaagggcccccctgctgccaaaatgcagccaaagacccagaccgctgctGGATGAGCATAGGGGCCGCAGCTCCCCtgatttgcctcaggccccctgtcATCAGGTAAGCCTTCCTGAGAACATTTTGGCCAGCCAAATAGTGGCTGCTATGACtagcaagggcatgtgaccaaaccacatgtctctggactccatttgggtgcctgtatttttccacaagctGGGCTGGGAACCAttttttggaacaaagggttccggCCCTCTGTTGTTTGtacttgagtggcttaggtaaaacACTCTCAGGTAGCTCAGTCTGGGTGTGCAGCGCCACCCACTGTCGGGTTGGGTGACGAAAGGGCCTGGATAAGGCTGGCTGTGTCTCCATCCAAAGAAGCAGCGTGAGAAGATCCCGCACAACTGAGTGGTTAGAGGGGCGCAGTGGTTTCTCATggctcccagactgcaccccaggggtgacaacccatcaaaGGGACACTTAGGTTCAGGAGCACAATGTATAACAAAGGATTGATCCCCGCGGCAGAGTCTGCCTTTGTGCGAACACATGGTAGCCCAGACTGTAGCTGcagtcatagattccaaagccagaagggcccattgtgatcatctggtctgacttccTGGACAGCATAGGCCAGGGACTTTCCCCACAATACTTCCTAGAGCAGTAGAGCTTTTAGGAaaacagccagtcttgatttaaatattgccactgatggagaatccaccgcgaCCCTTGGGAAatagttccaatggttaatttctctcacTGTTAAATTGTTCGCCATAATTCCCATCTGAATGTATCTAacctcaacttccagccattggcttgtGTTATCTGAAAGAGTGAAGAGCCCATCATCAGATATTTATTCCCTATGTAGGCACTTATAAACGGTCACCACGTCATCTCTTAAGCATGCTGGATCCTTCAAGTGCTGAGGTGCCATTGAGCTGGAAGTTATGTatttgaaatacattttcttcAGTCTGAGAGGATTAGCCTTTGATGAGCTAGAGTTGATTCCTTTATGGTGACCATTTTGCCAAGGACGCGCTACAGAATTCAGACTGAAGCGTCCGTGAGATAGAACATATGATGAATTTCATGCATCAGACCAATGAGTAATATCCCCATTATTATTCAACTGATGAGCACTAAAAAAAGTTTTCTCTTTTTATGTTAGTTCATTATGTCAATTTCATCCATGCACAGCTCAGCTTCTGCAAGGGATTGCTATTATTAGTAGTAATTTTCATTCCCTTTAAATGTTCTCAGTGATGCCCTAGTTAACAGCCTTGGAGACtggagtcctctctctctctccacatagCCTGACATAATCTTTGTCTGCACCCAAAAGATGCACCTAAAAACAGTGTATATAAATTGATTTAGGTTAATTAGAGAGACAATGGGGAGGGggatgtcttttattggacccagaGCTCTgtttaagctcaaaagcttgtttctctcaccagcagaagttggtccagtaaaagatgttacctcacccaccttgtctatctaatctcctggggccaacacagctacaacaacactgcctaCAACATTAGGTTAATTTGGTCAGATAATTAAGCTAGTTTGATATAAACCAGGTGTAAACTGATGTCTGGATGTCTCCATGGGagtttgcactagtttaactaaatagattttaaaacccATTTCAGGTAAATTAGAGCAGCGTTTACACATAGACCATTTTTTCCAGGTTCACTGGGACTAATGTTGAGTTCATTTAGGTGGGGGTAtgtcaggaataactccactggaaGTCAATAGAGCTTCACCagggtgagatcagaatcagacccgtTCACCGGGCGCTGCGGATGCCTCCCTCAGGGTGGTGTTGCGGGAGCAGGTGCGGGAGGAGTGCTGATTTCTCCCGCAAGGGAGTTTTGCTGAAGAGTTTTACCACCTTGCAGCCTGCTCCCTAGCTGGATCTGCCAGTCTAGAATGGGACAATTTCTTGAGCTCCTCGTTAGGGCTGAGGCTGGAAGGTCTCAGATGAGGCCTCAAACGCCAGTTCCCAGCGTGTTCATGgctctggccgccctgtagggggtgGCAGCGTGGAGAAGGGGAGCCCCCttgcagcaaactcggcagggcagcccgGGTCCTTCCCTTCCCGCCGAGCGCGGTGGAgcggagccctcccggcaggtgGCGCAGCGATCGGGGCCGCGTGGTGAGGGCCCTGCTGAAGCGTGggcctccccccttccctctgtccccccttgctccctgccccttccccccactagaCCGGGcgcgcactctgcagcacagggggTCCCCTGGCTCCGGCAaccctgtagggttttttgttttgtttttcccccgctTTGTCAGCTGCGCTGTTgtttctccccccatcccctcccgctttgctgctccagccgcacCCTGTTCCCCCCGCCCGCTCTGCCGCTCCAGCCGTGCCGTGTTCCTCCCCCCCCTTTGCCGCTCCAGCTGCACTGTGTTTCCCccccgctttgccgctccagccgtgccgtgttccccctccccctcgctctgctgctccagccgcactgtttttttgtttcccctgctttgctgctctgatggccctgccccccacttttttttttttgcttggggtggcaaaaaagccagagctggccctggctgagcCTTTCCAaagaggaatcatagaatatcagggttggaggagacctcaggaggtatctagcccaacccactgctcaaagcaggaccgattcccaactaaatcatcccagccaggacttggtcaagcctgaccttaataacctctaaggaaagagattccaccacatccctaggtgacccattccagtgctccaccacctcctagtgaaatagtgtttcctaatatccaacctaaacctcctccactgcaatttgagaccattgctccttgtactgtcatctgccaccactgagaacagtctagatccatccactttggaaccccgcttcaggtagttgaaagcagctatcaaatccctcccccctcactcttctcttctgcagattaaataatcccTTCCCTCAGCATAAAGCCTGCCCGTTAGCTACTCTATCTCTGGTTCTGAAGGACATAGATTATACACTCCCCCtaacaagaaggaactggagctctttgctgcttggactctggtgCAAGGTtgtctaggcataagcaagagaacaccagtgcttagcctgggttagccctaaaggacatatagagcttgcttatcATAGAAGTATCTGTTACCCTTTGAAACATAAGATTGTAActcattgtgtgtgtatgttcaccTACTTTAACCTATTAAACAGCtctcttgtttccttttcttgTATAATAAATATACAGATAGTTTGTTATAGGATTGGCCACAAgccttgtctttggtgtgagatctaaaatGCAATTGACCTTGGGaaagtgactggtcttttgggactgaGTGTAGCCTGAATATAGCTGTGATTCTTGGCATAAGGGAGTATCTGTCACAAAGGCAGGCTCACCTGGCTGGCTAGACAGATTGGAGTACCCATGGGAagtatctgtgactccatggttaggCTGTTACAGTAGCCTGAGCAGTTTACATGTGATAattgcttggtgaaatctaaatatACAACTCACTGCCAATTTGGAATTTGTGCCCTGGTTCTTAACAGTCTGTCCTGAGGTTGGTAATCATGCTCTTGAGCTGCTGCAGGACAACTTGACAGAATATTTTGGGTCCATCTCACCCAACCCCTTCCACCAGCATCTTCCCGTCCACATCTCCAGCCTGTCTTCCAGAATCATGTTCCTGACTGGCTGTGCATGAAGTTTTAAAGGTTTGTAGTGGGCAGGTTATGTTTCAGTCACTCTGGActcactgggtatgtctacagtgcagtgcGGAGGAGTGATAGCAGCATGCCTTGGCCATACCCTTGCTAGCTTTGATCTAACTAAATCAAAGTTAGCTTGAGAAACAATAACAGCGAAGGTGTGGGTGGCTGCACAGGCTAGCTCGGCCTGCCCAGGAACTGGGGTACATACTTGAGCGcctgctgcccatgctgccatGGTTTCGCTGCTGTCGTTACTCAAGCTaggtgaagggttaaaatccatgtgcattttatataacaacctggtatatggatcGTGCCAGCTCTTTTttagacccaaagtccagagtttggtcaagacaccagaggcctagcaaatagtgattagctaagagaaagcttGGGGGAAACAAGATAACTGCCTTTGCTAAGATATGCTTGGTCTGTAGAAATGCCAGATGTTGAAGCAATAACTGAATAATTATGTTTTATCCAATGTTTCAGATTGAgcaaaggatccctgttcctgttgtgtcagtctcttctgtagggaacgttcgtcccacagatccaaccttgtgCCAATTTTCATAAActcatgtcagtataagatatggcctcCTTTCACCTCCCTGCCCAGGGACcagtgcctgccttaagacataaaggggacaatcttttttgccatatactttcactgtttctttgctttaacccctaggaatatACCTGGTGGACAATCAGAGGAGTTGCTctattcctatggaccccaaatcagaattcaacatatatattttatactaataacattttatcgaagtattaattaaatgttaacgtgctaacttgagaccatgggcagagacattatgtaactttttaaccattggctaatgtgctatcttgtcttgctgcaaatcCTATCCCGGgatgtggaactgcctaccccgtcactttcccccgctcatggaaaatctatatattctattgtaatcaactgattggcagtgtctctgagcctaataagcaaagtgacagtctgccagcgctgtgtgtaataaactcctatgcttgacctctacacggtgtggatttacGTCCTTCAGTAGGTTTGACCTGATTCTAGCTAGATCAATGATATTGTATAGGCCCGGACCCAGGACAGATtcctgtgagaccccacttgatttacccttccagcttgacctgtgaaccattgataactactttctgagtacaACCTTATGAtaggttcatctaggctatatttccctagctTGTTTATGAGAAGGACATGTGAGACTTTATCAACAGTCTTACTAAAGTCCAGGTATATCTACTGCTTTCCTCCTGTCCACAAGtcctgttaccctgtcaaagaagaatattaggttggtttgacatgatttgttcttatcAAATCCATGGtgacttatcaccttattatttttagttgtttacaatttgttttattatttgctcctttatctttctgggtaccaaagtgaagctgactgatctgtaattccctgggttgtccttagtctcctcttttatagctaggtactatatttgctcttttccagtcctctgggatctctcccacCCTCCACGAGTTCTCAGGAGATCATGATTGACGTGCACTGGCGGAGCTGGGAGTGGAAAACCCGGGACTAGAACATCAAAGGATTTGTTGCAAGTCTGGACTGATGTTTGTGAGATGTGCTGGAAATCAGCACAGTGCCTGCCCACTCTGTCCCTATTCACTGTTCTTACATTGCGAAGGATTTAATACATTCACCAGTCCTGTCTATCGGCTTCCGAGTGTTGACTTTCAGGCTGTAGCTTGTCTCATCAACTTGAAACGCACACGAACCTTTGCCAAAGAAAGCAGCTCACGCCAGACAGAGCCAGAGACACTGCAGAGTTCTGCTTAGCTTGCAAAACTGTATTATTATTTGAATCCATCATTTACAGTATTGTACAGCTTGTTTCAAATATGAAAATAATCTGGCAGGGCAAAACTAGATATGCACTCATCAAAGCATCTCTTTCCTCATATATACAGTACGGATGTTTTTATTTCAATGGATTGATTTTTAATCTGTGCACATTCAAAGTCAGAATAAGAATGTGAAATCATTTCCTAACAGCAAactgcttaataataataattaataattagtaACAACATAATACGTGATCATTGTAACTGTATCTAAATGAAACACATGCCAGTGGGATCTTGAAGCGAACTTGGGTCTCCTTGGGGATCTATTTGCAAATTACATCCCCaccctccactccctccctcACCTTACTGGCCTTTCTTGTAGGCATTTTTGATGATGGCATTCTTAAAAAGAGTCATTAAAGGGGTCTGGCTGTTCTCCGATGTCATGAAGCCCCCATATCGCTTGTCTTTGGGTGGGGTGTTCCATCGGAAATGGTGCATCTTGTAGGACCctccatcttttttctttttctcctctgaGACCATCTTTTCCTCGCTCTCTGGGCTTTCCAGAGACTCGAACTCGGGGTAGTCCAGTTCCTTAGAGAGGTCTCTTCTGAATTCCAGTGGGTAGCTCTCGGCGGACTCCTCTTCCACCCCATTGGGATAGACCTTGATGGGTCTCCTCTTCCTGCCTACTGGCTTCCCCCATCGGAAATGCTCCATTGAGTAGGATCGTTTGCTGTCTTGCCTTTCGAGGGCAGCTCCTTCTTCTTCTTTGTCTCCTCTTTGGGCTGAGGAAGCATCAGAGAAGAAGCCAAAGAGGAGATTGCTGGGGATCTCTTCTCGCTTGTGGCCAGcgacgctgctgctgttcttCCTGCCGAACGTGTTCCAGCGGAAGTGGCTCATGACGTACTTCCGGATGTTCTCAGACAGAGGCTGCAAGTGGCCATTGCCTGGGTACACAGGTGACTCTGCAGACAGGTCCAGTTTGCAGGCTGTGATGCACTCCTGggtgaggagaaaggaaatgCTTCAACTAGACACACATTTGCGATGTGGGGCTCATGTCATATAATGTCCAGGCATGGAGGTGACCTATGGGCCTTTCTATTTCCCTCTGTGAGTAACCGTACATAGAAGTGTTCTCAGTGTCGGCACAGCTCTGTTTATTAATAGCACTAATACTCTGCAAACCCCTCAGGGTCTAAAACACTCTACAGAAAGTGAGCcgggtcctcagctggtgtgaattgctATTGCTCTTCTGAAACCAATGGacccatgctgatttacaccagctgaggatctgcctatTCCGTCTCCCCTTGGGAGGCAGGTGTgtacttttattttcattttacagaaggggaaactggggcacagagaggggcagtgacttgcccacgaTCACACAGGGAGTCCTTAGAAGAGCTGGGCATAGAAGCCACATCTCTTAACTCCCAGTCTGAAGTGCTAACTGCCCAGCTGTGCTTTGCGTGGTATAAAGTAGACCCCTGAAGGGGAGAGAGCTGGGCGGCTTGCTCACATTTGGCCAGGGAAAGAAACTCGCAAGCCCGCTCCTCTTTCCTTGACTTTGCTTGTTTGCTCCATCACTTGCAACCAAGCCCTCCCCAGAGGCCAGAGCATCTTATAACCATTGTGCCACTTCCTGTGGCAGGGGAACCCTTGCAAAGGGTTAGCTGAGGTGGAGCTGGGGCTAAGGAACATGTGGTCTTAAATAGGCAGCTGCAGCATCCTTCCTGCAGCTGGCTGCACTAGAAGATCCAGGGCTAATAGGACC includes:
- the POMC gene encoding pro-opiomelanocortin; this translates as MLKPVRSGLLAIVGVLLFHAAGGMNSQCWQSSRCRELSTEAGLLECITACKLDLSAESPVYPGNGHLQPLSENIRKYVMSHFRWNTFGRKNSSSVAGHKREEIPSNLLFGFFSDASSAQRGDKEEEGAALERQDSKRSYSMEHFRWGKPVGRKRRPIKVYPNGVEEESAESYPLEFRRDLSKELDYPEFESLESPESEEKMVSEEKKKKDGGSYKMHHFRWNTPPKDKRYGGFMTSENSQTPLMTLFKNAIIKNAYKKGQ